The proteins below are encoded in one region of Micromonospora pisi:
- the folB gene encoding dihydroneopterin aldolase, with amino-acid sequence MTDRITLTGLRARGHHGVFDFERAQGQDFLVDVVLELDLGPAARSDEVTDTVHYGELADVLVGIIGGEPVNLIETLAERLAAACLADPRVQVATVTVHKPQAPIRHEFADVAVTLTRRR; translated from the coding sequence ATGACGGACCGGATCACCCTGACCGGCCTGCGCGCCCGTGGCCACCACGGTGTCTTCGACTTCGAACGGGCCCAGGGGCAGGACTTCCTCGTCGACGTGGTGTTGGAGCTGGACCTCGGCCCGGCGGCCCGCTCCGACGAGGTGACCGACACCGTGCACTACGGCGAGTTGGCGGACGTGCTGGTCGGGATCATCGGTGGCGAGCCGGTGAACCTGATCGAGACGCTGGCGGAGCGGCTCGCCGCAGCCTGTCTCGCCGACCCTCGGGTGCAGGTCGCGACGGTGACCGTACACAAGCCACAGGCGCCGATCCGGCACGAGTTCGCCGACGTCGCCGTCACGCTGACCAGGCGGAGGTGA
- the folK gene encoding 2-amino-4-hydroxy-6-hydroxymethyldihydropteridine diphosphokinase — MSQVVFSLGSNLGDRLGHLRSAVTALQDVLLVVSGVYETPPWGDPDQPAYLNAALLAADPAAAPRDWLERARGIEEAAGRVRDPARRYGPRSLDVDVIGVWTDAGEPVFSDDPELTLPHPRAHQRAFVLRPWIDIQPYGKLPGHGWLTDLMSTEPVATDVLDVRARPDLQLESI; from the coding sequence GTGAGCCAGGTGGTGTTCTCGCTCGGCAGCAATCTCGGTGACCGGCTCGGGCACCTGCGTTCGGCCGTGACGGCACTCCAGGACGTACTGCTGGTTGTCTCCGGGGTCTACGAGACGCCGCCGTGGGGCGACCCGGACCAGCCGGCGTACCTCAATGCCGCGCTGCTGGCCGCGGACCCGGCGGCCGCGCCCCGGGACTGGCTGGAGCGGGCCCGTGGGATCGAGGAGGCCGCCGGCCGGGTCCGTGACCCGGCCCGCCGGTACGGCCCCCGCAGCCTGGACGTCGACGTGATCGGGGTCTGGACCGACGCGGGCGAACCGGTGTTCAGTGACGACCCCGAGTTGACCCTTCCGCATCCTCGGGCGCATCAGCGGGCGTTCGTGCTGCGTCCGTGGATTGACATCCAGCCGTACGGCAAGCTCCCCGGCCACGGCTGGCTGACCGATCTGATGAGCACCGAGCCGGTCGCGACCGACGTCCTGGACGTGCGTGCCCGGCCCGATCTCCAGTTAGAGTCGATATGA
- a CDS encoding DUF3180 domain-containing protein, translating to MTERQSPPRGPTDERPRMGPTRLATLVVAALASAALAWLLVSLFYADIPPLPWLPPATIAALAVLEGYAAINTRARIERRPGRDPVDPLAVARFVVLAKASSLAGAIFAGFYAGLDAWLLVEPTRAAGNDVPAATAGLVASLGLVVAALLLERSGRVPKRPGDDRENDERQD from the coding sequence ATGACCGAGCGGCAGTCCCCACCGCGCGGGCCGACGGACGAACGCCCCCGGATGGGCCCCACCCGGCTGGCCACCCTGGTGGTCGCCGCGCTGGCCTCGGCCGCCCTGGCCTGGCTGCTGGTCAGCCTCTTCTACGCCGACATCCCACCGCTTCCGTGGCTGCCCCCGGCGACCATCGCCGCACTCGCGGTCCTGGAGGGGTACGCGGCGATCAACACCCGGGCGCGGATCGAGCGTCGGCCCGGTCGGGACCCGGTCGACCCGCTCGCGGTGGCGCGTTTTGTCGTGCTGGCCAAGGCATCGTCGCTGGCCGGGGCGATCTTCGCCGGGTTCTACGCCGGCCTGGACGCCTGGCTACTGGTCGAACCGACCCGGGCGGCGGGCAACGACGTGCCCGCGGCGACCGCCGGACTGGTGGCCTCGTTGGGGCTGGTCGTGGCGGCGCTACTGCTGGAACGGTCCGGTCGGGTGCCGAAGCGTCCCGGCGACGATCGGGAAAACGACGAGCGCCAGGACTGA